The proteins below come from a single Zea mays cultivar B73 chromosome 8, Zm-B73-REFERENCE-NAM-5.0, whole genome shotgun sequence genomic window:
- the LOC103635727 gene encoding wall-associated receptor kinase 1: protein MSRRVAAALVVLCAATTVAVLAGDEDDITLPGCRSRCGNMSIPYPFGVEAGCYLPGFNVTCRRRNGDGPAAAADELLFLGDGTVQVLEISIPNATVLINSSAGYFDGDKYVSLSSPGTWSGALGSGDGDGVGVYSLAWGRNKLFAMGYNVQVRLEADNETSSVCVSLFFEGNFAAPTDDCAGFLCCQSPIWDQRTSYRFKALSLNGSAASLESDTYAWILDSELRFQYGAPQKDALTLPALLDWRINHTTCHANASSPACRSRHSFCHDGSLEVCRRNDSLCHNSTAGFGRAHICRCDEGYRGNPYLPNNGCKDVNECDHPDTYPCHGICTNTDGGYKCECVPGFAGNASVPTGCKDIDECAHPHLYPCYGVCLNKMGSFDCQCKRGTYGDPFTKGGCSYLTVWEMGLAIGGGTGFLLLALGAPIISRKIKLHKAKRKKERFFKQNHGLLLQQLVSQNSDISERMIITIGELEKATNNFHPSHEVGGGGHGVVYKGLLDLQVVAIKKSKIIVKREIDDFINEVAILSQINHRNIVKLLGCCLEAEVPLLVYEFISNGTLSHHLHVEGTISLSWDDRLRIALEISKALAYLHSSATTPILHRDIKSSNILLDDNLTAKVSDFGASKYIPIDRTGVTTDVQGTFGYLDPMYYYTSRLTDKSDVFSFGVLLIELLTRKKPYAYRSDDGDGLVSEFSSLLDQGTLVDIIDPQIMEEDKQVDEVAKLAAKCTKLSGEDRPTMREVEMALQNLRATEKHAHNNTTSTNKYEKGKTSQYMPFGGLAIETSRQYTMEEEMLLSARYPR, encoded by the exons ATGAGCAGAAGAGTGGCGGCCGCATTGGTGGTGCTGTGTGCAGCGACGACGGTGGCGGTGTTGGCCGGTGACGAGGATGATATCACGCTTCCCGGCTGCAGGAGCCGGTGCGGGAACATGAGCATCCCGTACCCGTTCGGCGTGGAGGCCGGGTGCTACCTCCCCGGTTTCAACGTCACCTGCAGGAGGAGGAACGGCGATGGcccagcggcggcggcggatgAGCTGCTGTTCCTTGGCGACGGCACCGTGCAGGTGCTGGAGATCTCCATCCCCAACGCCACGGTGCTCATCAACTCCAGCGCTGGCTACTTCGATGGCGACAAGTACGTTTCCTTGTCCAGTCCGGGCACATGGAGCGGCGCGCTCGGGAGCGGCGACGGCGACGGGGTGGGGGTGTACAGTCTAGCGTGGGGGAGGAACAAGCTCTTCGCTATGGGGTACAACGTGCAGGTCCGCCTGGAGGCGGATAACGAAACCTCCAGCGTCTGCGTCTCCTTGTTCTTCGAGGGCAacttcgccgcgccgaccgacgacTGCGCCGGCTTCCTCTGCTGCCAGTCTCCCATCTGGGATCAGCGCACATCCTACAGGTTCAAGGCCCTCTCGCTGAATGGGTCGGCGGCGAGCCTCGAATCTGACACCTATGCCTGGATATTGGATTCCGAGTTGCGCTTCCAGTACGGCGCGCCGCAAAAGGACGCGCTGACACTGCCGGCGTTGCTGGACTGGAGGATCAACCACACGACGTGCCACGCCAACGCTTCTTCGCCGGCGTGCCGCAGCAGGcatagcttctgccatgacgggtCCCTGGAAGTGTGCCGCAGAAACGACTCCCTTTGCCACAACTCGACTGCTGGCTTTGGTAGGGCGCACATCTGCCGGTGTGACGAGGGATACCGAGGCAACCCTTACCTTCCCAATAATGGATGCAaag ATGTCAACGAATGCGACCATCCAGACACCTACCCTTGTCATGGCATCTGCACCAACACTGACGGAGGATACAAGTGCGAATGCGTTCCTGGCTTCGCGGGCAATGCTTCTGTACCAACTGGATGCAAAG ACATCGACGAGTGTGCTCATCCTCATCTCTACCCATGTTATGGGGTTTGCCTAAATAAGATGGGATCTTTCGATTGCCAATGCAAAAGGGGAACATATGGTGATCCCTTCACAAAGGGGGGCTGCAGTTACCTCACAG TTTGGGAAATGGGGTTAGCAATTGGTGGTGGAACAGGATTTTTGCTTTTGGCACTTGGGGCACCCATCATATCACGTAAAATCAAGCTACATAAGGCTAAAAGGAAAAAAGAGAGATTTTTCAAACAAAATCATGGCCTGCTACTACAACAATTGGTATCACAAAATTCAGACATCAGTGAAAGGATGATCATTACCATTGGGGAGCTAGAGAAGGCTACAAACAACTTCCATCCGTCTCATGAAGTCGGTGGTGGAGGGCATGGTGTTGTGTATAAAGGACTTTTAGACCTACAAGTTGTTGCCATCAAGAAATCAAAAATTATAGTAAAAAGAGAAATTGATGATTTCATAAATGAGGTTGCAATTCTTTCACAGATCAACCATAGGAATATTGTCAAACTCCTTGGTTGTTGTCTTGAGGCAGAAGTTCCACTATTGGTGTATGAGTTTATATCAAATGGCACTCTTTCGCACCATCTCCATGTTGAAGGAACAATTTCACTCTCATGGGATGACCGACTAAGGATTGCCCTCGAAATTTCCAAAGCTTTGGCTTATCTACATTCATCAGCTACAACACCAATACTTCACAGAGACATCAAGTCATCTAATATACTTCTTGATGATAATTTAACTGCAAAGGTATCAGACTTTGGTGCTTCAAAGTACATCCCAATTGATCGGACTGGAGTGACTACTGATGTGCAAGGAACCTTTGGCTACTTAGATCCAATGTATTATTATACATCCCGACTAACTGACAAGAGCGATGTTTTTAGTTTTGGTGTTCTTCTTATAGAGTTGCTTACCAGAAAGAAACCATATGCCTACAGATCCGATGATGGTGATGGTCTCGTTTCAGAATTTTCATCATTGCTAGATCAAGGGACCTTGGTTGACATTATAGATCCTCAAATCATGGAGGAGGATAAACAAGTCGATGAAGTTGCCAAACTAGCAGCAAAGTGTACAAAATTGAGTGGAGAAGATCGGCCGACAATGAGGGAAGTTGAGATGGCACTTCAAAACTTAAGAGCCACAGAGAAGCATGCTCATAATAATACAACATCAACGAATAAATATGAAAAAGGTAAAACCTCTCAGTACATGCCATTTGGGGGGCTCGCCATAGAAACAAGTAGACAATATACTATGGAAGAGGAAATGTTGTTGTCAGCAAGGTATCCACGATGA